From a region of the Mycobacterium intracellulare ATCC 13950 genome:
- a CDS encoding ATP-binding cassette domain-containing protein produces the protein MRAVDLTLGFGPKTVLEQVSLDFPARSVTTLLGPTGSGKTTFLRTLNRMNDKVSGFRHSGDVLLGGRTIFADRDLMEFRRSVGMLFQRPNPFPMSIMDNVVAGVRAHKMAPRKQFKTVAEARLTEVGLWDAVKDRLGDSPFRLSGGQQQLLCLARALAVNPDVLLLDEPTSSLDPTTTEKIEGLIRSLADRLTVIMVTHDLAQAARTGDRTAFFFEGRLVEEGPTKQLFLSPQHEETVRYFAPFRPAQGSDRGSSQTAGVAESQ, from the coding sequence ATGCGGGCCGTCGACCTCACTTTGGGGTTCGGCCCCAAAACGGTCCTCGAGCAGGTCAGCCTCGACTTCCCCGCCCGTTCCGTCACCACCCTGCTGGGGCCGACCGGCTCGGGCAAGACCACCTTCCTGCGCACCCTGAACCGGATGAACGACAAGGTCTCCGGATTCCGGCACAGCGGTGACGTCCTGTTGGGCGGGCGCACCATCTTCGCCGACCGCGACCTGATGGAGTTCCGCCGCAGCGTGGGCATGCTGTTCCAGCGTCCCAACCCGTTCCCGATGTCGATCATGGACAACGTGGTGGCCGGCGTGCGCGCGCACAAAATGGCGCCGCGCAAGCAATTCAAAACTGTCGCCGAGGCCCGGCTCACCGAGGTCGGCCTCTGGGACGCGGTCAAGGATCGCCTCGGGGATTCGCCGTTCCGGCTCTCCGGTGGCCAGCAGCAGTTGTTGTGCCTGGCCCGCGCGCTCGCGGTCAACCCGGACGTGCTGTTGCTCGACGAGCCCACCTCGTCGCTGGACCCGACCACCACCGAGAAGATCGAGGGACTCATCCGCTCCCTCGCCGACCGGCTGACCGTGATCATGGTCACCCACGATCTCGCGCAGGCCGCCCGCACCGGCGACCGGACCGCCTTCTTTTTCGAGGGCAGGCTGGTCGAGGAGGGGCCGACCAAGCAGTTGTTCCTGTCGCCGCAGCACGAGGAGACCGTCCGCTACTTCGCGCCGTTCCGGCCGGCACAGGGCTCGGATCGGGGCTCCTCGCAGACGGCCGGGGTCGCGGAAAGCCAATAG
- the pstS gene encoding phosphate ABC transporter substrate-binding protein PstS has translation MKSRLGTLLGLVAIAPPVLGIAACGAHATRGAPSTGPAAGSVATAPATSTIELSETGSTLLYPLFSEWGAAYRAKHPNVTITTQGSGSGAGISQAAAGAVVIGASDAYLSAGDMAAHKGLMNIALAISAQQVNYNLPGVHQHLKLNGKVLAGMYRGTIKTWNDPQIAGINPGLQLPATPVVPLHRSDGSGSTFQFTQYLSKQDPDGWGRSPGFGTTVSFPAVPEALGENGDGAMVTGCAANPGCVAYTSIGSLDEADQHGLGEAKLGNASGKYLLPNAKSIQAAAAGVASKTPANQAISLINGPATDGYPIVNYEYAIVNADQRDDATAQTLQAFLHWAITEGNGPSFLDKVHFQPLPAEVVTLSDAQIAKVGG, from the coding sequence GTGAAGAGTCGTCTGGGTACGCTGCTGGGTCTGGTGGCCATCGCGCCGCCGGTCCTCGGGATCGCGGCTTGCGGTGCGCACGCCACGCGGGGGGCGCCGAGCACCGGGCCGGCCGCCGGCAGCGTCGCCACCGCCCCGGCGACGTCCACGATCGAGCTCTCCGAGACCGGCAGCACGCTGCTCTACCCGCTGTTCAGCGAGTGGGGCGCCGCCTACCGCGCCAAGCACCCGAACGTCACCATCACCACACAGGGCAGCGGCTCGGGCGCCGGGATCTCCCAGGCCGCCGCCGGGGCGGTCGTCATCGGCGCCTCCGACGCCTACCTGTCCGCGGGCGACATGGCCGCGCACAAGGGGCTGATGAATATCGCGCTGGCCATCTCGGCGCAGCAGGTCAACTACAACCTGCCCGGGGTGCATCAGCACCTCAAGCTCAACGGCAAGGTGCTGGCCGGCATGTACCGGGGCACGATCAAAACCTGGAACGACCCGCAGATCGCCGGCATCAACCCCGGCCTGCAGCTCCCCGCGACCCCGGTGGTGCCGCTGCACCGCTCCGACGGGTCCGGCAGCACGTTTCAGTTCACCCAGTACCTGTCCAAGCAGGACCCCGACGGCTGGGGCCGCTCGCCCGGGTTCGGCACCACCGTCTCCTTCCCGGCCGTGCCCGAAGCGCTGGGCGAGAACGGCGACGGCGCCATGGTGACCGGCTGCGCCGCGAACCCGGGGTGTGTGGCCTACACCAGCATCGGCTCGCTCGACGAGGCCGACCAGCACGGCCTCGGCGAGGCCAAGCTGGGCAACGCCTCCGGCAAATATCTGCTGCCCAACGCCAAGAGCATTCAGGCCGCGGCCGCCGGCGTCGCCTCGAAAACCCCGGCGAACCAGGCGATCTCGCTGATCAACGGCCCCGCCACGGATGGGTACCCGATCGTCAACTACGAGTACGCGATCGTCAACGCGGACCAGCGCGACGACGCCACCGCCCAAACGCTGCAGGCGTTCCTGCACTGGGCGATCACCGAGGGCAACGGCCCGTCGTTTCTGGACAAGGTTCACTTCCAGCCGCTGCCGGCCGAGGTGGTGACGCTGTCGGACGCCCAGATCGCCAAGGTCGGCGGATGA
- the pstS gene encoding phosphate ABC transporter substrate-binding protein PstS, whose product MSRLLAMAATAPLVFAAAACGSNSQTGAPSQGGGGPVATTPASSPVTLSETGSTLLYPLFNLWGPAYHDKYSNVTITTQGTGSGTGISQAAAGAVAIGASDAYLSEGDMAAHKGLMNIALAISAQQVNYNLPGVTEHIKLNGKVLAGMYNGSVKTWNDPQIAGLNPGVNLPATPVVPLHRSDGSGDTFLFTQYLSKQDPDGWGKSPGFGTTVAFPTVPGALGENGNGGMVTGCADTPGCVAYIGISFLDQAQGKGLGEAQLANASDKYLLPDAKSIQAAAAGFASKTPANQAISLINGPAPDGYPIVNYEYAIVNSGQKDAATAQTLQAFLHWAISDGNNASFLDKVHFQPLPADVAKLSDAQIAKISGQ is encoded by the coding sequence ATGAGTAGGTTGCTGGCGATGGCCGCGACCGCGCCCCTGGTTTTCGCCGCGGCTGCGTGTGGTTCGAACTCGCAGACCGGTGCGCCGAGTCAGGGCGGCGGCGGCCCGGTCGCGACGACGCCGGCGTCATCGCCGGTGACGTTGTCGGAGACCGGCAGCACGCTGCTGTACCCGCTGTTCAACCTGTGGGGCCCCGCCTATCACGACAAGTACTCGAACGTCACGATCACCACCCAGGGCACCGGCTCCGGGACCGGGATCTCCCAGGCCGCGGCCGGGGCGGTCGCGATCGGCGCCTCCGACGCCTACCTGTCCGAGGGCGACATGGCCGCGCACAAGGGACTGATGAACATCGCGCTGGCCATTTCCGCGCAGCAGGTCAACTACAACCTGCCCGGTGTCACCGAACACATCAAGCTCAACGGCAAGGTGCTGGCCGGCATGTACAACGGCTCCGTCAAGACCTGGAACGACCCGCAGATCGCCGGGCTGAACCCCGGCGTGAATCTGCCTGCCACACCGGTGGTTCCGCTGCACCGCTCCGACGGCTCCGGTGACACCTTCCTGTTCACCCAGTACCTGTCCAAGCAGGACCCCGACGGCTGGGGCAAATCGCCCGGCTTCGGCACCACCGTCGCCTTCCCGACGGTGCCCGGCGCGCTCGGGGAGAACGGCAACGGCGGCATGGTGACCGGCTGCGCGGACACCCCGGGCTGCGTGGCCTACATCGGCATCAGCTTCCTCGACCAAGCGCAGGGCAAGGGGCTCGGCGAGGCGCAGCTGGCCAACGCCTCCGACAAGTACCTGCTGCCCGACGCCAAGAGCATTCAGGCCGCGGCCGCCGGATTCGCCTCGAAAACCCCGGCGAACCAAGCGATCTCGCTGATCAACGGCCCGGCGCCGGACGGCTATCCGATCGTCAACTACGAGTACGCCATCGTCAACAGCGGTCAGAAGGACGCCGCCACCGCCCAGACCCTGCAGGCCTTCCTGCACTGGGCGATCAGCGACGGCAACAACGCCTCGTTCCTGGACAAGGTGCACTTCCAGCCGCTGCCGGCCGACGTGGCGAAGCTGTCGGACGCCCAGATCGCCAAGATCAGCGGCCAGTAG
- the pstC gene encoding phosphate ABC transporter permease subunit PstC — MGGARARIRGARRPGLAIRSLGAAGAVVPLLALVFVLATLLLEALPAIRVNGLHFFTATEWNPGNTYGDAVVTRGVRHPVGAYYGALPLIVGTLATSAIALVIAVPVSIGAALVIVERLPKRLASAIGMVLELLAGIPSVIVGLWGAMTFGPFIAHYVAPVIARNAPDVPVLSYLRGNTGNGEGLLVSGLVLAVMVIPIIASTTRDLIRQVPVLPREGAVALGMTDWECARRVTLPWVSSGIVGAVVLGLGRALGETMAVAMVSGAVLGAIPANIYATMTTIAATVVSQLDSAMTDFTDFAVKTLAEVSLVLMVITLLTNVAARAMVRRVSGTALPVGRGV, encoded by the coding sequence ATGGGCGGCGCGCGGGCGCGGATCCGCGGCGCGCGCCGCCCGGGCCTGGCCATCCGTTCCCTGGGTGCGGCGGGCGCGGTGGTTCCGCTGCTCGCGCTCGTGTTCGTCCTCGCGACCCTGCTTCTCGAGGCGCTGCCCGCGATCAGGGTCAACGGGCTGCACTTTTTCACCGCCACCGAGTGGAACCCCGGCAACACCTACGGCGACGCCGTCGTCACCCGCGGCGTCCGCCATCCCGTCGGCGCCTACTACGGGGCGCTGCCGCTGATCGTGGGCACCCTGGCGACCTCGGCGATCGCCCTGGTCATCGCGGTGCCGGTGTCGATCGGGGCGGCGCTGGTGATCGTGGAGCGGTTGCCGAAGCGTCTCGCGTCGGCCATCGGGATGGTGCTCGAATTGCTCGCCGGAATCCCCAGCGTCATCGTCGGCCTTTGGGGCGCAATGACATTCGGGCCGTTCATCGCCCACTACGTGGCCCCGGTGATCGCCCGCAACGCGCCCGACGTGCCGGTGCTCAGCTACTTGCGCGGCAACACCGGCAACGGGGAGGGCCTGTTGGTGTCCGGGCTGGTGCTCGCGGTGATGGTCATTCCCATCATCGCCAGCACCACCCGCGACCTGATCCGCCAGGTGCCGGTGCTGCCCCGCGAGGGCGCGGTCGCGCTGGGGATGACCGACTGGGAGTGCGCGCGGCGGGTCACCCTGCCGTGGGTGTCGAGCGGCATCGTCGGAGCGGTGGTGCTCGGGCTCGGCCGCGCGTTGGGAGAGACGATGGCCGTCGCCATGGTGTCGGGTGCGGTGTTGGGCGCGATACCCGCCAACATCTACGCGACGATGACCACCATCGCGGCCACCGTTGTGTCGCAGCTGGATTCGGCGATGACGGACTTCACCGACTTCGCCGTGAAGACCCTCGCCGAGGTGTCCCTGGTGTTGATGGTGATCACGTTGCTCACGAACGTCGCGGCCCGCGCGATGGTGCGCCGGGTGTCGGGCACGGCGCTGCCGGTGGGACGGGGTGTCTGA
- the pstA gene encoding phosphate ABC transporter permease PstA, with amino-acid sequence MVGTRRKIVNALFWIGCVCCLAVVVVPTLWMLVEVVGRALPVFKWSVLTENTRGNGGGLRNAIIGTVVIGVGVMLVGGTVSVLTGIYLSEFAGGRTRSILRGAYEILSGIPSIVLGYVGYLALVVKFHWGFSLAAGVLTLSAMSIPYIAKATESALAQVPTAYREGAEALGLPLGWTLRKIVLKSAIPGIVTGLLVALALAVGETAPMLYTAGWSNSAPTGKLTDSPVGYLTYPIWTFYNLPSKAARDLSYDAAFLLIVFVFLLIILGRLITWFARRHSESG; translated from the coding sequence ATGGTCGGTACCCGACGCAAGATCGTCAACGCGCTGTTCTGGATCGGCTGCGTGTGCTGCCTGGCGGTGGTGGTCGTGCCGACGCTGTGGATGCTGGTCGAGGTCGTCGGGCGCGCCCTGCCGGTCTTCAAATGGAGCGTGCTCACCGAGAACACCCGCGGCAACGGCGGCGGGCTGCGCAACGCCATCATCGGCACCGTGGTCATCGGCGTCGGCGTCATGCTGGTCGGGGGCACCGTCAGCGTGCTGACCGGGATCTATCTCTCCGAATTCGCCGGCGGCAGAACGCGTTCCATCCTGCGCGGCGCCTACGAGATCCTGTCCGGCATCCCGTCGATCGTGCTCGGCTACGTCGGCTACCTGGCCCTGGTGGTGAAATTCCACTGGGGCTTCTCCCTGGCGGCCGGGGTGCTGACGCTCTCGGCGATGAGCATTCCGTACATCGCCAAGGCCACCGAGTCCGCGCTGGCGCAGGTGCCCACGGCCTACCGGGAGGGGGCCGAAGCGCTCGGGTTGCCGCTCGGCTGGACCCTGCGCAAGATCGTGCTCAAGTCGGCGATCCCCGGCATCGTCACCGGGCTGCTGGTGGCGCTCGCGCTGGCGGTGGGCGAGACGGCGCCGATGCTGTACACGGCGGGCTGGTCGAACTCGGCCCCGACCGGCAAGCTCACCGACTCACCGGTGGGCTACCTGACCTACCCGATCTGGACGTTCTACAACCTGCCGTCGAAGGCGGCCCGCGACCTGTCCTACGACGCCGCGTTCCTGCTGATCGTGTTCGTGTTCCTGCTGATCATCCTCGGGCGGCTGATCACCTGGTTCGCGCGGCGGCACTCGGAATCCGGGTAG
- a CDS encoding response regulator — MTPEGRAIDILLVEDDPGDELITREAFEHNKLKNRLHVAHDGEEGLNYLYRRGEFADAPRPDLILLDLNLPKYDGRQLLEKIKSDPELAQIPVVVLTTSSAEEDILKSYKLHANAYVTKPVDLDQFMKAVRQIDEFFVQVVRLPTA, encoded by the coding sequence GTGACACCCGAAGGAAGAGCGATCGACATCCTGCTGGTCGAAGACGACCCGGGGGACGAGCTGATCACGCGAGAAGCGTTCGAGCACAACAAACTCAAGAACCGGCTGCACGTCGCGCACGACGGGGAGGAGGGACTCAACTACCTGTACCGGCGCGGCGAGTTCGCCGACGCGCCGCGGCCCGACCTGATCCTGCTGGATTTGAACCTGCCCAAATACGACGGCCGCCAGCTTTTGGAGAAGATCAAGTCCGACCCCGAGCTGGCCCAGATCCCGGTCGTCGTGCTGACCACCTCCTCGGCCGAGGAGGACATCCTCAAGAGCTACAAGCTGCACGCCAACGCCTACGTCACCAAACCCGTCGATCTGGACCAGTTCATGAAGGCGGTCCGGCAGATCGACGAGTTCTTCGTTCAGGTGGTGCGGCTGCCGACCGCCTGA
- a CDS encoding sensor histidine kinase: protein MTAPAPLRLAQLTVRGWLALVLWIMGATVLLGAVVGGVLLDRTDQVSRQVGEDIQPARVAATHLQAALRDQETGVRGYLITADRQFLAPYYDGQRAERAAADEIRRLVGGRAELIADLEAVETAAADWRTSYAEPVIAAVTPKVPSVVSTSMADLGKAKFDRLRVLFDTQNTHLADAAASAVDELNDINGWRDWVLGAMVLIVLGAAALLGLLSRAAITRPIASLAAACRRITQGNFDEVISAPKRPKDIRNMAIDVENMRKRMVEELDVSRSAQTLLDEQTAELRRSNTELEQFAYVASHDLQEPLRKVASFCQLLEKRYADKLDERGIEYIGFAVDGAKRMQALINDLLTFSRVGRLGTTETEVQLDATLDAGLANLAVAIEETEAQIVRPTEPLPEIVGDPTLLTMLWQNLIGNAIKFRHKDRPPRVVIECAPGEGTHDGEWLFSVSDNGIGIPEEFSDKVFVIFQRLHGREVYAGTGVGLALVKKIVEHHGGTVRIDTSYTEGTRFEFTLPMPGPVEEEDSVALEGAHQ, encoded by the coding sequence GTGACGGCACCGGCTCCGCTTCGGCTCGCGCAGCTCACCGTGCGGGGGTGGCTGGCCCTCGTCCTGTGGATCATGGGTGCGACGGTGCTCCTCGGCGCGGTCGTCGGCGGGGTGCTACTGGACCGCACCGACCAGGTGTCGCGCCAGGTGGGCGAGGACATCCAGCCGGCGCGCGTCGCCGCGACCCATTTGCAGGCGGCCCTGCGGGACCAGGAAACGGGCGTGCGCGGTTACCTGATCACCGCCGACCGGCAGTTCCTCGCGCCGTATTACGACGGGCAACGCGCCGAACGGGCCGCCGCCGACGAGATTCGCCGGCTGGTCGGCGGGCGCGCGGAGCTGATCGCCGACCTGGAGGCGGTCGAAACCGCCGCCGCGGACTGGCGCACCAGCTACGCCGAACCCGTCATCGCGGCCGTGACCCCCAAGGTTCCCAGCGTCGTCAGCACCTCGATGGCCGACCTCGGCAAAGCCAAATTCGACCGTCTGCGAGTGCTTTTCGACACGCAGAACACGCACCTGGCCGACGCGGCGGCCAGCGCCGTCGACGAGCTCAACGACATCAACGGCTGGCGCGACTGGGTGCTGGGCGCGATGGTGCTGATCGTTTTGGGCGCGGCCGCGCTGTTGGGGTTGCTGAGTCGCGCGGCGATCACCCGGCCGATCGCGAGCCTGGCCGCGGCCTGCCGCCGGATCACCCAGGGCAACTTCGACGAAGTGATCTCGGCGCCCAAGCGGCCCAAGGACATTCGCAACATGGCCATCGACGTCGAGAATATGCGCAAGCGCATGGTCGAAGAGCTCGACGTGTCCCGTTCGGCCCAAACCCTGCTCGATGAGCAGACCGCCGAATTGCGCCGGTCCAACACCGAACTCGAGCAGTTCGCCTATGTCGCCTCGCACGATCTGCAGGAGCCGCTGCGCAAGGTGGCCTCCTTCTGTCAGCTGCTCGAGAAACGGTACGCCGACAAGCTCGACGAACGCGGCATCGAATACATCGGGTTCGCGGTCGACGGCGCCAAACGCATGCAGGCGCTGATCAACGACCTGCTCACCTTCTCCCGGGTCGGCCGGCTGGGCACCACGGAGACCGAGGTGCAGCTCGACGCGACGCTCGACGCCGGCCTGGCCAACCTGGCCGTCGCGATCGAGGAGACCGAAGCCCAGATCGTGCGCCCGACGGAGCCGCTGCCGGAGATCGTGGGGGATCCGACGCTGCTGACGATGCTGTGGCAGAACCTGATCGGCAACGCGATCAAGTTCCGGCACAAGGATCGCCCGCCCCGCGTCGTCATCGAATGCGCACCCGGCGAGGGCACCCACGACGGCGAATGGTTGTTCAGCGTGTCGGACAACGGCATCGGCATTCCGGAGGAATTCTCCGACAAGGTCTTCGTCATCTTCCAGCGGCTGCACGGCCGGGAGGTGTACGCGGGAACCGGCGTGGGTCTCGCGTTGGTCAAGAAGATCGTCGAGCACCACGGCGGCACCGTGCGGATCGACACGTCCTACACCGAGGGGACGCGATTCGAATTCACGTTGCCCATGCCCGGGCCCGTCGAGGAAGAGGACTCAGTCGCTTTGGAAGGAGCGCATCAGTGA
- a CDS encoding PP2C family protein-serine/threonine phosphatase, whose product MSLLLVEDDRADAVLVEDLISDAAADIRVVWAKSMADAERELESARPDCVLLDLHLPDASGIDALDRVAKLDATVPIVVLTGLNDEYFGASAVAAGAQDYLVKGRVEPEMLRRALLYAIERKRAELIAADLHATQLRARENALLERGLLPSPLLLDDPGVDIVARYRPSREGALLCGDFYDVVQTPDRIVHVLIGDVAGHGPHEAALGAALRIAFRTLTFAGVHGVDLMRQLERVLYSERTGTGIFATVLSLEICPERPEVSVIRAGHPGMLLQGGGAVQWVEPPGGPALGLRADGWPRHELEVPAGHGLLLLTDGLYEGYSGQGTERLGEDGLLELARSHANRPGPAFVDALIDGAQELAEPRGGLTDDIAVLRIERTTT is encoded by the coding sequence TTGTCGTTGCTCTTGGTCGAGGACGACCGCGCCGACGCGGTGCTCGTGGAAGACCTGATCTCCGACGCGGCCGCCGACATCCGGGTGGTGTGGGCCAAGTCGATGGCGGACGCCGAACGCGAGCTGGAATCCGCCCGCCCCGATTGCGTGCTGCTGGATCTGCACCTGCCCGACGCCAGCGGGATCGACGCGTTGGACCGCGTGGCCAAGCTGGACGCCACCGTGCCGATCGTCGTGCTGACCGGGCTCAACGACGAGTATTTCGGGGCGTCGGCAGTCGCCGCCGGCGCCCAGGACTACCTGGTCAAGGGCCGCGTCGAGCCGGAAATGCTGCGCCGCGCGCTGCTGTACGCGATCGAGCGCAAGCGCGCCGAGCTGATCGCCGCCGACCTGCACGCGACCCAGCTGCGGGCCCGGGAGAACGCGCTGCTGGAACGCGGACTGCTGCCCTCCCCGCTGCTGCTGGACGACCCGGGCGTCGACATCGTCGCCCGCTACCGCCCCAGCCGCGAAGGCGCTTTGCTCTGTGGCGACTTCTACGACGTCGTCCAGACGCCCGACCGGATCGTGCACGTCCTGATCGGCGACGTCGCCGGGCACGGCCCGCACGAGGCGGCCCTGGGCGCGGCGCTGCGGATCGCGTTTCGCACGCTCACCTTCGCCGGCGTGCACGGCGTCGACCTGATGCGCCAGCTCGAGCGGGTGCTGTATTCGGAACGCACCGGCACCGGCATCTTCGCGACCGTGCTCAGCCTCGAGATCTGCCCGGAGCGCCCGGAGGTCAGCGTCATCCGCGCCGGGCATCCGGGGATGTTGCTGCAGGGCGGCGGCGCGGTCCAGTGGGTGGAGCCGCCGGGCGGCCCGGCGCTGGGCCTGCGCGCCGACGGCTGGCCGCGCCACGAGCTGGAGGTGCCCGCCGGCCACGGCCTGCTGTTGCTGACCGACGGTCTCTACGAAGGCTATTCGGGGCAGGGGACCGAGCGGCTCGGCGAGGACGGCCTGCTCGAGCTTGCCCGCTCGCACGCCAACCGACCCGGCCCGGCATTCGTCGACGCCCTCATCGACGGCGCCCAGGAACTCGCCGAGCCGCGCGGCGGCCTCACCGACGACATCGCCGTGCTCCGCATCGAGAGGACCACCACGTGA
- a CDS encoding acyl-CoA dehydrogenase: MAGWAGNPTFDLFQLPEEHTELRAAIRALAEKEIAPHAADVDENSRFPQEALEALNASGFNAVHVPEEYGGQGADSVAACIVIEEVARVDASASLIPAVNKLGTMGLILRGSDELKKQVLPSIADGSAMASYALSEREAGSDAGSMRTRAKADGDDWILNGAKCWITNGGKSSWYTVMAVTDPDKGANGISSFMVHKDDEGFSVGPKEKKLGIKGSPTTELYFENCRIPGDRIIGEPGTGFKTALATLDHTRPTIGAQAVGIAQGALDAAIAYTKDRKQFGRPVSDNQGVQFMLADMAMKVESARLMVYHAAARAERGESHLGFISAASKCLASDVAMEVTTDAVQLFGGAGYTVDFPVERMMRDAKITQIYEGTNQIQRVVMSRALLR, encoded by the coding sequence ATGGCTGGATGGGCCGGAAATCCCACCTTTGATCTGTTCCAGTTGCCCGAGGAACACACCGAATTGCGGGCGGCGATCCGCGCGCTGGCGGAAAAGGAAATCGCCCCGCACGCCGCCGACGTCGACGAGAACTCGCGCTTCCCGCAGGAGGCGCTGGAGGCCCTGAACGCGTCGGGCTTCAACGCCGTGCACGTGCCCGAGGAGTACGGCGGGCAGGGCGCCGACTCGGTGGCCGCGTGCATCGTCATCGAAGAGGTCGCCCGCGTCGACGCCTCGGCGTCGCTGATTCCCGCGGTCAACAAGCTCGGCACGATGGGGCTGATCCTGCGCGGCTCCGACGAGCTGAAAAAGCAGGTGCTGCCCTCGATCGCGGACGGCTCGGCGATGGCGTCCTACGCGCTGTCCGAGCGCGAGGCCGGCAGCGACGCCGGATCGATGCGGACCCGGGCCAAGGCCGACGGGGACGACTGGATCCTCAACGGCGCCAAATGCTGGATCACCAACGGCGGCAAGTCCAGCTGGTACACGGTGATGGCGGTGACCGATCCGGACAAGGGCGCCAATGGGATTTCGTCGTTCATGGTGCACAAGGACGACGAGGGATTCAGCGTCGGGCCCAAGGAAAAGAAGCTGGGTATCAAGGGTTCGCCGACCACCGAGCTGTACTTCGAGAACTGCCGGATCCCCGGCGACCGGATCATCGGCGAGCCGGGCACCGGGTTCAAGACGGCGCTGGCGACGCTGGACCACACCCGGCCCACCATCGGCGCGCAGGCGGTCGGCATCGCCCAGGGCGCGCTGGACGCGGCCATCGCCTACACCAAGGACCGCAAGCAGTTCGGCCGCCCGGTCAGCGACAACCAGGGCGTGCAGTTCATGCTCGCCGACATGGCGATGAAGGTGGAGTCCGCCCGGCTGATGGTGTACCACGCCGCCGCCCGCGCCGAGCGCGGCGAATCGCACCTGGGCTTCATCTCGGCGGCGTCGAAGTGCCTGGCGTCCGACGTCGCGATGGAGGTCACCACGGACGCGGTGCAGCTCTTCGGCGGCGCCGGCTACACCGTCGATTTCCCCGTCGAGCGGATGATGCGTGACGCCAAGATCACCCAGATCTACGAGGGCACCAATCAGATTCAGCGCGTGGTGATGTCGCGGGCGCTGCTGCGCTGA
- the purE gene encoding 5-(carboxyamino)imidazole ribonucleotide mutase — protein sequence MSEQQARVGVIMGSDSDWSVMQDAAAALAEFDVPAEVRVVSAHRTPQVMFDYARDAAGRGIEVIIAGAGGAAHLPGMVASATPLPVIGVPVPLARLDGLDSLLSIVQMPAGVPVATVSIGGARNAGLLAVRILASSDPALRARIVDFQQQLAETVRAKDEALQQRRGKVTD from the coding sequence ATGAGTGAGCAGCAGGCTCGCGTCGGCGTGATCATGGGCAGCGACAGCGACTGGTCGGTGATGCAGGACGCCGCGGCGGCGCTGGCCGAGTTCGACGTGCCGGCCGAGGTCCGGGTCGTCTCGGCGCACCGCACCCCGCAGGTGATGTTCGACTACGCCCGCGACGCGGCCGGGCGCGGCATCGAGGTGATCATCGCCGGCGCCGGCGGGGCGGCGCACCTGCCCGGCATGGTCGCGTCCGCGACGCCGCTGCCGGTGATCGGCGTGCCGGTGCCGCTCGCGCGGCTCGACGGCCTGGACTCGTTGCTGTCGATCGTGCAGATGCCCGCCGGTGTCCCGGTGGCCACGGTCTCCATCGGGGGCGCCCGCAACGCCGGCCTGCTCGCCGTGCGCATCCTCGCATCGTCGGACCCGGCGCTGCGTGCCCGGATCGTCGACTTCCAGCAGCAGCTGGCCGAGACCGTGCGGGCCAAGGATGAGGCGCTGCAGCAGCGCCGGGGTAAAGTTACCGACTAG